In the genome of Candidatus Moraniibacteriota bacterium, one region contains:
- a CDS encoding MGMT family protein, with amino-acid sequence MKATFSDRVRAVVARIPRGETMTYKQVAECAGSPRAFRAVGNILNKNYDPSIPCHRVVRSDGSTGGYNRGAEKKREILQEERFDLDKTVREC; translated from the coding sequence ATGAAAGCAACCTTTTCTGATCGGGTGCGCGCTGTGGTGGCGCGGATTCCCAGAGGCGAGACGATGACCTACAAACAGGTAGCGGAATGTGCGGGGAGTCCACGTGCTTTTCGTGCGGTCGGAAATATTCTCAACAAGAATTATGATCCGAGTATTCCATGCCACCGCGTCGTCCGAAGCGATGGAAGCACTGGCGGATACAATCGTGGTGCGGAGAAGAAGCGGGAGATATTGCAGGAGGAACGTTTCGATCTCGACAAGACAGTGCGAGAATGTTAA
- a CDS encoding HD domain-containing protein codes for MRDEIELAVEFERAVRFLADRISVADESSRKPVLFHNIRVGTYLYEKGYPRDTVIAGVLHDAIEFAGVTKEELVNKFGEAITQLVLASTKDDSIEDKAEKTRELIRRCVQNGEDALIVKTADILDSFRWYSRLGNHNQIDYCRRNADAIFEYKPQEFSDDIFLELKSWRER; via the coding sequence ATGAGAGATGAAATAGAACTTGCCGTGGAATTTGAACGAGCGGTACGTTTTCTGGCGGATCGTATATCGGTTGCTGATGAGTCATCGAGGAAGCCTGTACTGTTCCATAATATTCGAGTCGGGACATATCTTTATGAGAAGGGGTATCCTCGCGATACCGTTATTGCAGGTGTTCTTCATGATGCGATTGAGTTTGCTGGCGTTACGAAGGAAGAGCTGGTGAATAAATTTGGCGAGGCGATAACACAGCTCGTACTTGCAAGTACGAAAGATGATTCGATTGAAGATAAGGCTGAAAAGACCCGAGAGCTTATACGTCGATGTGTTCAGAATGGAGAGGATGCCCTTATTGTAAAGACGGCAGATATTCTCGACAGCTTCAGATGGTACTCTCGGCTCGGCAATCACAATCAGATTGACTATTGCAGGAGGAATGCGGACGCAATATTCGAATACAAGCCTCAGGAGTTCTCCGATGATATTTTTCTGGAACTTAAGAGTTGGCGAGAGAGATAA
- the rodA gene encoding rod shape-determining protein RodA gives MFRRFFQGDWVLLSATYLLLGVGLLTIYSLSGGFPQQHIFVRQAVFAAIGTVILVSFPLFDYRHLSKLSTPLYFLAIGILALVLIFGSTIRGTSGWLQFFGFQFQPVEFSKIVLIIFLASFISQKRSELGDFVRLFASFVLTSILVFLVLRQPDLGSALVLAGIWFFMVVVSGIRRQHLLLLGTFFAIVISVSWFFLAPYQKDRISTFLHPDQDRQGSGYNVFQALVAVGSGGIGGKGLGHGSQSQFQFLPERHTDFIYAVVSEELGFIGAALVLFLFGVLLFRVVRAALLARDNFGFLLGMGIASMIFIQTAVNIGMNIGVLPVTGIPLPLLSYGGSSLLSIFIGMAIVQNIVSRRREHESHEWSGV, from the coding sequence ATGTTTCGACGGTTTTTCCAAGGGGATTGGGTGCTGCTTTCGGCGACGTATTTGTTGCTGGGGGTGGGGCTCTTGACGATATATAGTCTGTCTGGCGGGTTTCCGCAGCAGCATATCTTCGTGCGGCAGGCGGTATTTGCAGCGATTGGCACTGTCATTCTTGTGTCGTTTCCGCTTTTTGATTATCGGCATCTTTCGAAATTGAGCACGCCGCTCTATTTTCTTGCCATAGGAATTCTCGCTCTCGTGCTGATTTTCGGGAGTACGATTCGCGGAACGTCCGGATGGTTGCAGTTTTTCGGGTTTCAATTTCAACCGGTTGAGTTTTCCAAAATCGTGCTTATTATATTCTTGGCGAGCTTTATCTCGCAGAAACGCAGCGAACTGGGAGATTTTGTCCGGCTCTTTGCATCTTTCGTGCTGACATCAATTCTTGTGTTTTTGGTATTGCGACAACCTGATCTCGGAAGTGCTTTGGTTCTAGCGGGCATTTGGTTTTTTATGGTGGTTGTTTCTGGGATACGGCGTCAACACCTTCTTTTGCTGGGGACATTCTTTGCAATTGTCATATCGGTCAGTTGGTTTTTCTTGGCACCATATCAAAAGGATCGGATCTCGACCTTTCTGCATCCGGACCAGGACCGGCAGGGGAGCGGATACAATGTTTTCCAGGCATTGGTCGCGGTTGGATCTGGCGGTATCGGCGGCAAAGGGCTGGGACATGGATCGCAATCGCAGTTTCAGTTTCTGCCGGAACGACACACGGATTTTATCTATGCGGTTGTGTCGGAAGAGCTTGGATTTATCGGGGCGGCGTTGGTGCTTTTCCTGTTTGGAGTGCTGTTATTTCGTGTTGTAAGGGCGGCGCTTCTTGCTCGGGATAATTTCGGATTTTTGCTCGGCATGGGGATTGCCTCCATGATATTTATACAAACCGCGGTAAATATCGGTATGAATATCGGTGTTCTTCCTGTAACGGGCATCCCGCTTCCTCTTTTGAGTTATGGCGGAAGTTCGCTTCTCTCGATTTTCATTGGTATGGCTATTGTCCAAAATATCGTCTCGCGCAGGCGAGAGCATGAATCGCATGAATGGTCCGGAGTATAA
- a CDS encoding GrpB family protein, with protein sequence MSISNHKNRKYEIIPYNPAWADVFGEEKNILRSIFTDDAISIEHIGSTSVPGLAGKRTVDVLILVENVSVADRLKENMESSGYNALGEYVTKGARLFAKESDGVRICNVHIFQKDHPHVREMLQLRDYLRTHQDIVSEYSALKFELANKYPDDYGSYRKYKDVWMKVLQDKINAEFLSK encoded by the coding sequence ATGTCGATTTCAAATCATAAAAACAGAAAATACGAAATTATTCCGTATAATCCAGCTTGGGCTGATGTATTTGGTGAGGAGAAGAATATACTCCGCTCGATTTTTACTGATGACGCGATTTCTATCGAACATATCGGGAGTACTTCTGTTCCAGGCCTTGCCGGAAAGCGGACTGTAGATGTTTTGATTCTTGTGGAAAATGTTTCAGTTGCGGATAGGTTGAAGGAGAATATGGAGAGTTCCGGTTATAACGCGCTTGGCGAGTATGTGACCAAGGGAGCGCGACTTTTTGCAAAAGAATCAGACGGTGTTCGTATCTGCAATGTCCATATTTTTCAAAAAGATCATCCCCATGTGAGAGAAATGTTGCAGCTACGAGACTATCTTCGGACGCATCAAGATATAGTGAGTGAGTACAGCGCTCTAAAGTTTGAACTGGCAAACAAATATCCGGATGATTATGGATCATATAGAAAATACAAAGATGTGTGGATGAAAGTGCTACAAGACAAAATAAATGCAGAGTTTTTATCCAAGTGA
- a CDS encoding bifunctional phosphoglucose/phosphomannose isomerase — MTDRMQNADPSDFRRMLIESPGQFRVGFELGKAVFVSGTYSSIEISGMGGSALPGNLLRVYLADLFRRFDGKHPIAIYQNRFYGLPHEAYQEGCLNFICSYSGNTEETVAAFEEALKRNLPSVGISAGGRIEALCREHHIPHIKLPIPFENFQPRVGTGYFFGAIFGVLAQLGMVTDTCDELVGEAEAVSREMAHLEEQGELLAEKIVGKTPVIYADTRYKSVAMIWKIKMNENAKTPAFWNFFPELNHNEMVGFTNPQGKFFLILLLDSEGNAQMRKRFEVTAKILESRGVSSETIDMGEGSVFTKMFRMIFLGDWASYYLALRYGVDPTPVDMVEELKKSLA; from the coding sequence ATGACAGACAGAATGCAGAATGCCGATCCGTCGGATTTTCGGAGAATGTTGATTGAATCGCCGGGACAGTTTCGTGTAGGATTTGAGTTGGGGAAGGCGGTTTTCGTATCGGGGACGTATTCCTCGATAGAGATTTCCGGTATGGGTGGGTCGGCGTTACCGGGGAATCTTCTGCGTGTTTATTTGGCGGATCTTTTCCGTCGCTTTGATGGGAAGCATCCAATTGCTATTTATCAGAATCGCTTCTACGGTCTTCCTCACGAGGCATATCAAGAAGGGTGTCTGAATTTTATTTGTTCATATTCCGGCAACACCGAAGAAACCGTCGCCGCGTTCGAGGAGGCGCTGAAGCGAAATCTGCCGTCGGTGGGCATATCGGCTGGAGGTCGAATAGAAGCACTCTGTCGCGAACACCATATTCCGCACATCAAACTCCCGATTCCGTTTGAGAATTTCCAGCCGCGCGTCGGCACAGGGTACTTCTTTGGGGCGATATTTGGAGTGTTGGCACAGCTTGGAATGGTGACGGATACCTGTGATGAGCTTGTTGGCGAAGCTGAGGCGGTTTCCCGGGAAATGGCTCATCTCGAGGAACAAGGAGAACTTCTTGCTGAGAAGATTGTCGGGAAGACACCGGTTATCTATGCGGATACGCGATACAAATCCGTTGCCATGATTTGGAAAATAAAAATGAACGAAAATGCCAAAACTCCTGCGTTTTGGAATTTCTTTCCCGAGCTCAATCACAACGAGATGGTGGGATTTACGAATCCTCAGGGGAAGTTTTTTCTCATCTTGCTGCTCGACAGTGAGGGAAACGCGCAGATGCGGAAGCGATTTGAAGTTACAGCGAAAATTCTTGAGAGTCGCGGCGTATCGTCGGAAACAATAGATATGGGCGAGGGAAGCGTTTTTACGAAAATGTTTCGCATGATCTTTCTTGGTGATTGGGCGTCGTACTATTTGGCACTGCGTTACGGTGTTGATCCGACGCCGGTCGATATGGTGGAGGAGCTCAAGAAATCGTTGGCATAG
- the mgtA gene encoding magnesium-translocating P-type ATPase: MKQSEPSSPEELLLGLSSHEAHDRLERFGENVLSPRRRINPVLAFFREFSSPLLIILLAVSFVSFFFLGQRTNATIIFAMVLISAVVDFANTFRSERAVERLAERVRTLSRVRRDGKEREVDARSLVPDDIVLLSAGSLIPADADVLEARDFFVNQSAFTGESFPAEKRPLGNRTQAERLTERDDRVFMGTSVVSGFATVRVALTGAQTEYGKIASGVSREKSETDFERNIRGFSLFVMRLNFVLVGLVLLVNTLLGRDFIESLTFSIAIAIGLTPELLPVMLSVSLARGSVRMAKKHAIVKNLSSIQNFGSMTVLCTDKTGTLTQDKITLIKHIDGDGHDSEEVFFYSYLNSAYQTGVKNPLDRAIVEHGKPDISSYEKVDEVPFDFVRRRESLVVANRGKKILTTKGAPEHVLPIVSSIRIAGKDVAIDEDRQRALRESAETLFGEGFRVLAIATKTLDADDYTYDAADESDMTFVGFAAFLDPPKKDAMQTIRELSDVGVAVKILTGDSDTLTRKICADIGIPVLGTVLGKDIDRLSESEVAKLALKTTIFARVTPAEKERIIQALRTLPDTVVGYMGDGINDVTALHAADIGISVENAVPVAKDAANIILLEKSFSVLKDGIEEGRKTFQNTLKYIRMWISSNFGNMFSMMGASAILPFLPMSPQQILLNNFLYDSSQVGLPMDRVDRESITRPARWDFSGIRRFMIIFGTISSVFDFLTFGVLFLFFGLNEGVFQTGWFLESLATQVLVIFIVRTRHIPFFRSVPGGFLIANALLVVATGWLIALSPFGRIFGFELLPIPVFLSVVGITIAYLLSVEIAKRIFEKTVRLEG; this comes from the coding sequence ATGAAACAATCAGAACCCTCTTCGCCTGAGGAGCTGCTTCTCGGACTGTCATCCCATGAGGCGCATGATCGCTTGGAGCGATTTGGCGAGAATGTTCTTTCACCTCGCCGGCGTATAAACCCGGTTCTTGCATTTTTCAGGGAGTTTTCGAGTCCACTTCTCATTATTCTCCTGGCGGTTTCTTTCGTTTCCTTCTTCTTTCTCGGGCAGCGAACCAATGCGACGATTATCTTTGCTATGGTATTAATCTCGGCGGTTGTCGACTTTGCCAATACGTTCCGGTCGGAGCGTGCCGTGGAGCGACTTGCGGAGCGCGTGCGAACACTCTCTCGCGTGCGTCGCGACGGCAAAGAAAGAGAAGTTGATGCCAGAAGTCTTGTTCCGGACGATATCGTACTCCTCTCTGCGGGGAGTCTCATTCCGGCGGATGCGGACGTACTTGAAGCTCGAGACTTTTTCGTTAATCAGTCGGCGTTTACCGGCGAATCATTTCCGGCGGAAAAGCGTCCGCTGGGCAATCGAACGCAGGCGGAACGCCTGACTGAACGGGACGACCGAGTATTTATGGGCACAAGTGTCGTGTCCGGATTTGCAACCGTTCGTGTCGCTTTGACGGGAGCACAGACGGAATATGGGAAAATTGCCTCGGGTGTTTCCCGGGAGAAAAGCGAGACTGATTTTGAACGGAATATTCGCGGATTCAGTCTCTTCGTGATGCGCCTCAACTTTGTACTGGTCGGGCTGGTGCTTTTGGTGAATACGCTTCTGGGACGAGACTTTATCGAGTCATTGACATTCTCAATTGCAATCGCTATCGGACTGACGCCTGAGCTTCTACCGGTCATGCTCTCGGTTTCACTCGCGCGCGGATCGGTACGCATGGCAAAGAAGCATGCTATCGTTAAGAATCTTTCGTCCATACAAAATTTTGGCAGCATGACGGTGCTTTGTACCGACAAAACAGGAACGCTTACGCAAGACAAGATCACGCTCATCAAGCACATCGACGGAGATGGACATGACTCTGAAGAGGTATTCTTTTATTCGTATCTCAACAGTGCTTATCAAACAGGAGTTAAGAATCCGCTTGATCGGGCGATTGTGGAACACGGAAAGCCGGATATATCCTCCTATGAAAAAGTGGATGAAGTGCCGTTTGACTTTGTGCGGCGTCGTGAGTCTCTGGTGGTGGCGAATCGCGGCAAGAAGATATTGACTACCAAGGGCGCTCCAGAGCACGTGCTTCCCATCGTGTCGTCTATCCGTATTGCCGGGAAAGACGTGGCGATAGATGAAGATCGACAGAGAGCTCTTCGGGAATCGGCGGAGACTCTCTTCGGAGAAGGGTTTCGCGTTTTGGCGATTGCCACGAAGACACTCGATGCTGATGATTACACTTACGATGCTGCTGATGAGTCGGACATGACATTTGTCGGGTTTGCCGCATTTCTCGACCCGCCAAAGAAAGATGCGATGCAAACCATTCGCGAGCTATCCGATGTTGGTGTCGCGGTAAAGATTCTTACGGGAGACAGCGATACGCTGACACGGAAAATCTGCGCGGATATCGGTATACCGGTTCTGGGAACCGTACTCGGGAAAGATATCGATCGGCTGTCTGAGTCAGAAGTGGCAAAACTCGCGCTTAAGACCACGATATTTGCCCGTGTGACGCCGGCAGAGAAAGAGCGTATTATTCAAGCGCTTCGCACGCTCCCTGACACGGTGGTCGGCTATATGGGCGATGGCATCAATGATGTAACGGCGCTGCATGCCGCTGACATCGGTATATCGGTTGAGAATGCGGTCCCGGTTGCCAAGGATGCGGCGAATATTATTCTCCTCGAGAAGAGCTTCTCGGTGCTCAAAGACGGTATTGAGGAGGGAAGGAAGACCTTTCAAAACACACTCAAATATATTCGCATGTGGATCTCATCGAACTTTGGCAATATGTTTTCGATGATGGGCGCCTCGGCTATCTTGCCGTTTCTTCCGATGAGTCCGCAGCAGATTCTTCTCAATAACTTTCTCTACGATTCCTCTCAGGTGGGACTGCCGATGGATCGCGTGGATCGAGAATCTATCACGCGTCCTGCGCGGTGGGACTTCAGTGGCATACGCCGATTCATGATTATCTTTGGCACGATCAGTTCAGTGTTCGATTTCCTGACATTTGGTGTGCTCTTTCTTTTCTTTGGACTCAATGAGGGTGTCTTTCAAACGGGATGGTTTTTGGAATCGCTTGCGACACAGGTGCTTGTCATATTCATTGTTCGCACGAGGCACATCCCGTTTTTCCGAAGCGTGCCGGGAGGATTTCTCATTGCCAATGCGCTTCTTGTCGTTGCAACCGGCTGGCTCATCGCGCTTTCGCCGTTTGGGCGCATATTCGGTTTCGAGCTTCTGCCGATACCGGTTTTTCTCTCAGTGGTTGGCATCACGATCGCTTATCTCCTCTCGGTTGAAATTGCCAAGCGCATCTTCGAAAAGACCGTTCGTCTGGAAGGTTGA
- the secG gene encoding preprotein translocase subunit SecG, whose product MRVLVIVQVIVALLLIVSILLQSRGSGMSVSSGGGNYYAKRGFEKFLLFASAGLAFLFVFLAGLNAYLTQRL is encoded by the coding sequence ATGCGAGTTCTTGTTATTGTCCAGGTTATCGTCGCTCTGCTTCTCATTGTTTCGATACTTTTGCAGAGTCGAGGTTCCGGGATGAGCGTTTCTTCCGGAGGAGGGAATTACTATGCCAAGCGGGGCTTTGAGAAATTTTTGCTTTTTGCGTCAGCGGGTCTTGCCTTTTTGTTTGTTTTTCTTGCCGGACTTAATGCCTATCTGACGCAGAGGCTGTAG
- a CDS encoding tRNA-dihydrouridine synthase codes for MRKNFWQELPKPFFALAPMAGVTDTVFRQIIARRAKPDVFWTEFVSCDGICSRGREALLRDFIFTEIERPIVAQVFGATPKHFYETARLVVSLGFDGIDINMGCPDKAVVAQGAGAALIRTPELARDIISATREGIMSAGSSMSLSVKTRTGFDRDEVDTWIPTLLDMQLDALTIHARTKKELSDVPARWDDVARVVSLARGTDTLVIGNGDVRDLADAKQKANETGADGVMMGRAIFGNPWAFEKNGKIPTVQEKIRALVEHTRLYEETWGSTKSFDLMKKHYKAYANGFSNASDLRVQLMLCRDADEVASVVESFLHATTI; via the coding sequence ATGAGGAAGAATTTTTGGCAGGAGTTGCCGAAGCCGTTCTTTGCACTTGCGCCGATGGCGGGAGTGACGGATACGGTGTTTCGGCAAATTATTGCGCGACGTGCGAAACCGGATGTGTTCTGGACAGAGTTTGTGTCGTGTGACGGAATATGTTCACGCGGGCGCGAAGCTCTCCTGCGGGATTTTATCTTTACAGAAATCGAGCGGCCGATCGTAGCGCAAGTATTTGGAGCGACGCCGAAACATTTCTACGAGACAGCGCGGCTCGTTGTTTCGCTTGGATTTGATGGCATCGATATCAATATGGGGTGCCCGGACAAAGCGGTGGTGGCGCAGGGCGCGGGCGCCGCACTCATCCGAACGCCGGAACTTGCGCGCGATATTATCAGCGCTACGAGAGAAGGTATCATGTCTGCCGGTTCCTCGATGTCTCTTTCGGTGAAGACGCGAACCGGATTCGATCGCGATGAAGTGGACACCTGGATTCCAACACTGCTCGATATGCAGCTTGACGCGCTCACGATTCACGCGCGGACCAAGAAAGAGCTGTCGGATGTGCCAGCCCGTTGGGACGATGTCGCGCGAGTGGTTTCGCTCGCGCGAGGTACGGACACGCTTGTCATCGGTAATGGTGATGTGCGCGATCTCGCCGATGCAAAGCAAAAGGCGAATGAAACGGGCGCCGATGGCGTGATGATGGGTCGCGCAATATTTGGAAATCCGTGGGCATTTGAAAAAAACGGAAAAATTCCAACCGTTCAAGAAAAAATCCGGGCGCTTGTCGAGCATACGCGCCTCTATGAGGAAACCTGGGGGAGTACCAAGAGTTTCGATCTTATGAAGAAACACTACAAAGCGTATGCGAACGGCTTTTCGAATGCGTCGGATCTTCGTGTGCAACTGATGCTCTGTCGAGACGCTGATGAAGTGGCGAGTGTTGTTGAAAGTTTTCTACACGCAACAACCATATGA
- a CDS encoding ribonuclease J, protein MAEPLRNISFERDRKFVAASDMATSNQLGARLQRPERSRESQPMPHSGNRRTDRPRKSMHANRSRSVNRSAEASDDTVSMSKQTARKFAASRREPKPFLFDRNEGGTVPPIGKGLLRVIPVGGQEEVGRNMTIFEYENDIVIIDMGVQWPEADMPGIDYIVPNISYLRGKEKNIRGVIFTHGHLDHIGAAPILLKELNYPPIIGRDLTIALVKRKVEDHEQGSTSRLKIVPVRSLADVIQLGVFRAKFFEVEHSIMDAVGVVLETPEGSIIHMGDWTIGRDPINPKPITYTHLADLPKPTILMLESLGALKSGDSPSEREVHRNLQHLLESAPGRIILATFASQVQRIAYIIEYAERIGKKVALEGYSMKMNMEIAKELGYLKAKKETIITVNDIHKYPDNQVLVICTGAQGELNAALSKIVTDNHRFIKLQKKDTIVFSSSVIPGNERSIQRLKDNLYRKCDNVLHSETLDAQGIHLDIHIGGHSTAKGIEEMLRQVRPTFFLPVYANHYFLKEAAKIASRIGFPENRVFVLDNGGILEVAKGEAKVFPKKADSSYVFIDGLGVGDIGHVVLRDRQMLAQDGMIVITVVIDSKTKKIIGSIQITSRGFIHVKENFDLVNETKRKVTKIVKDSTSKDTSLDWNLVKNNIRDTVGQFLFIKTERRPMVLPVIVEA, encoded by the coding sequence TTGGCAGAGCCACTTCGCAATATCTCTTTCGAGCGGGATCGGAAATTTGTTGCCGCATCGGATATGGCAACATCGAACCAGCTGGGAGCGCGCTTGCAAAGACCGGAGAGATCCCGAGAGAGCCAGCCGATGCCTCATTCAGGGAATCGTCGCACGGATCGCCCGAGAAAATCAATGCATGCCAATAGATCGAGATCGGTCAACCGCTCGGCGGAAGCGTCGGATGATACCGTATCAATGTCGAAACAAACCGCACGTAAGTTTGCGGCGTCGCGACGGGAGCCAAAGCCGTTTCTCTTTGATCGGAACGAGGGCGGGACAGTGCCTCCTATCGGTAAGGGACTGCTTCGTGTTATTCCTGTTGGCGGTCAGGAGGAAGTCGGTCGAAACATGACGATATTCGAATATGAAAACGATATCGTGATTATCGACATGGGTGTGCAGTGGCCGGAGGCGGACATGCCCGGCATCGACTACATCGTGCCGAATATCAGTTATCTCAGGGGGAAGGAAAAAAATATCCGCGGCGTAATTTTTACGCACGGGCACCTCGATCATATCGGCGCGGCGCCTATTCTTCTCAAAGAATTGAACTACCCGCCGATTATCGGTCGCGATTTGACCATTGCTCTTGTCAAACGAAAAGTGGAGGATCATGAACAGGGTTCCACTTCTCGTCTCAAGATCGTGCCAGTTCGCTCGCTGGCCGATGTGATACAGCTGGGCGTCTTTCGGGCGAAGTTCTTCGAGGTAGAACATTCTATCATGGATGCGGTGGGCGTTGTTCTCGAGACGCCGGAGGGATCGATCATTCACATGGGTGACTGGACTATTGGTCGGGACCCGATCAATCCCAAGCCGATTACGTATACGCATCTTGCCGATCTCCCCAAGCCTACAATACTGATGCTTGAAAGTCTGGGCGCGCTCAAGTCCGGAGATTCGCCGTCGGAGCGGGAAGTGCACCGGAATTTGCAGCATCTTTTGGAGAGTGCGCCGGGACGCATTATTCTCGCGACGTTTGCTTCACAAGTGCAGCGTATCGCGTATATCATCGAATATGCCGAGCGCATCGGGAAGAAAGTGGCGCTCGAGGGTTACAGCATGAAGATGAACATGGAAATCGCCAAGGAGCTCGGGTATCTCAAGGCGAAGAAGGAGACTATCATTACCGTGAATGATATTCATAAGTATCCGGACAATCAGGTGTTGGTGATTTGCACCGGAGCACAGGGCGAACTTAATGCAGCACTTTCGAAAATTGTCACGGACAACCACCGATTTATCAAGCTGCAGAAGAAGGACACGATTGTATTTTCGTCATCGGTGATTCCGGGAAATGAGCGGAGTATACAGCGGCTCAAGGACAATCTCTACCGAAAGTGCGACAACGTGCTTCATAGCGAGACGCTCGATGCGCAGGGTATTCATCTTGATATTCATATTGGCGGGCATTCGACGGCAAAAGGTATCGAAGAGATGCTCCGGCAGGTGCGCCCGACATTTTTCTTGCCGGTCTATGCCAATCACTACTTCCTCAAGGAGGCGGCAAAGATTGCGAGTCGAATCGGATTTCCGGAGAATCGGGTCTTCGTACTTGACAACGGAGGCATTCTCGAAGTGGCGAAAGGCGAAGCAAAAGTGTTTCCAAAGAAGGCGGATTCAAGCTATGTATTCATTGATGGGCTCGGCGTCGGCGATATCGGACATGTGGTGTTGCGGGATCGGCAGATGCTCGCTCAGGACGGCATGATCGTTATCACAGTGGTCATCGATTCGAAGACAAAGAAAATAATAGGTTCGATACAGATTACGTCGCGCGGATTTATTCATGTAAAAGAAAATTTTGATTTGGTGAATGAGACAAAACGAAAGGTGACAAAAATTGTGAAAGATTCTACGTCGAAAGACACGTCACTTGATTGGAATCTTGTGAAGAACAATATTCGTGATACCGTTGGACAGTTTCTCTTCATAAAGACCGAGCGCCGACCGATGGTCTTACCGGTTATTGTCGAGGCATAA